In a genomic window of Suricata suricatta isolate VVHF042 chromosome 12, meerkat_22Aug2017_6uvM2_HiC, whole genome shotgun sequence:
- the PCSK4 gene encoding proprotein convertase subtilisin/kexin type 4 isoform X5 — protein MRSAWTALWLRLALALGLALVGPLPVGRSSARVPIYVNSWAVRVSQGYREAERLARKFGFVYLGQIFPDGQYFHLRHRGVVQQSLSPHWGHRLRLRKDPKVQWFEQQTALRRVKRSAAVPTDPWFSKQWYMNDKVQPDLNVLRVWSQGLSGRGVVVSVLDDGIEKDHPDLQANYDPLASYDFNDYDPDPQPRYTPSNENRHGTRCAGEVAAIANNGFCGAGVAYNARIGGVRMLDGTVTDVIEAQSLSLQPQHIHIYSASWGPEDDGRTVDGPGVLTREAFRRGVTQGRGGLGTLFVWASGNGGLHYDNCNCDGYTNSVHTLSVGSATREGRAPWYSEACASTLTTTYSSGGATDPQIVTTDLHHQCTDKHTGTSASAPLAAGMIALALEANPFLTWRDMQHLVVRASRRAQLQAEDWKTNGVGRQVSHHYGYGLLDARLLVDAARTWPPTRAQRKCVVQVVRTATPAGGALAAHAPSPISPLTEVTRNVSACAGQANHIRSLEHVQVQLSLSYSRRGDLEISLTSPMGTRSTLVAVRPLDVSGQGYNNWIFMSTHFWDEDPRGLWTLGLENKGYYFNTGTLYRYTLLLYGTAEDMTARPPAPQVTSSARVQWDTEGLCQECHSPACVLGHLCLPCCPSRYLSRQTLSAGPGHGRSRPARLPEPARLLVPFLSGSLLSCAACPPPTRG, from the exons atGCGGTCCGCTTGGACTGCGCTCTGGCTGCGTCTAGCCTtggccctgggcctggccctcGTTGGCCCCCTTCCTGTGGGGCGGTCCTCGGCCAGGGTGCCCATCTACGTCAACAGCTGGGCCGTGCGGGTGTCCCAGGGTTACCGGGAGGCTGAGCGCCTGGCGCGCAAATTCGGCTTCGTGTActtggggcag ATTTTTCCTGATGGGCAATACTTCCACCTGCGGCACCGGGGCGTGGTCCAGCAGTCCCTGAGCCCACACTGGGGCCATCGCCTGCGCCTGAGAAAGGACCCCAAG GTGCAGTGGTTCGAGCAGCAGACGGCGCTGCGGCGTGTGAAGCGCTCAGCGGCGGTGCCCACGGACCCCTGGTTCTCTAAGCAGTGGTACATG AACGACAAAGTGCAGCCCGACCTGAATGTCCTGCGGGTCTGGAGCCAGGGGCTGTCGGGCAGGGGCGTTGTGGTCTCTGTCCTGGACGACGGCATCGAGAAGGACCACCCGGACCTCCAGGCCAACTAC GACCCCCTGGCCAGCTACGACTTCAATGACTATGACCCAGACCCCCAGCCGAGATACACGCCCAGCAATGAGAACCG GCACGGGACCCGCTGTGCTGGGGAGGTGGCCGCCATCGCGAACAACGGGTTCTGTGGAGCAGGTGTCGCCTACAATGCCCGGATCGGAG GCGTGCGCATGCTGGACGGCACCGTCACCGACGTCATCGAGGCCCAGTCGCTGAGCCTGCAGCCGCAGCACATCCACATCTACAGTGCCAGCTGGGGCCCCGAGGACGATGGCCGCACGGTGGACGGCCCCGGCGTCCTCACCCGCGAGGCGTTCCGGCGAGGCGTGACCCAG GGCCGCGGCGGGCTGGGAACGCTCTTCGTCTGGGCGTCGGGCAACGGCGGCCTGCACTATGACAACTGCAACTGCGACGGCTACACCAACAGCGTGCACACGCTCTCCGTGGGCAGCGCCACCCGCGAGGGCCGCGCGCCCTGGTACAGCGAGGCCTGCGCCTCCACGCTCACCACCACCTACAGCAGCGGCGGGGCCACCGACCCGCAGATC GTCACCACGGACCTGCACCACCAGTGTACGGACAAGCACACTGGCACCTCGGCGTCGGCTCCGCTGGCTGCGGGCATGATTGCCCTGGCTCTGGAGGCCAA tcccttcttgacATGGAGGGACATGCAGCACCTGGTGGTCCGTGCGTCCAGGCGGGCACAGCTCCAGGCTGAGGACTGGAAGACCAATGGTGTAGGGCGCCAAG TGAGCCACCACTATGGCTATGGGCTGCTGGATGCCCGGCTGCTCGTGGACGCGGCTCGCACGTGGCCGCCCACGCGGGCCCAGCGGAAGTGCGTAGTGCAGGTCGTGCGCACCGCCAC GCCCGCAGGAGGCGCGCTCGCGGCCCACGCCCCCAGCCCCATCTCGCCTCTGACGGAAGTGACGAGGAACGTGTCGGCGTGCGCCGGCCAGGCCAACCACATCCGCTCCCTGGAGCACGTGCAGGTGCAGCTGTCGCTGTCCTACAGCCGCCGCGGGGACCTGGAGATCTCGCTCACGAGCCCCATGGGCACGCGCTCCACGCTCGTGGCCGTCAG ACCCTTGGACGTCAGCGGCCAAGGCTACAACAACTGGATCTTCATGTCCACCCACTTCTGGGACGAGGACCCCCGGGGCCTGTGGACGTTGGGCCTAGAAAACAAGGGCTACTATTTCAACACGG GGACGCTGTACCGCTATACGCTGCTTCTGTACGGGACGGCCGAGGACATGACAGCgcggcccccggccccccaggTGACCAGCAGCGCGCGTGTGCAGTGGGACACAGAGGGGCTGTGCCAGG AATGCCACAGCCCCGCCTGTGTCTTGGGccacctctgcctcccctgctgcCCGTCGAGGTACCTCAGCCGGCAGACGCTGAGCGCTGGGCCTGGGCACGGCCGCTCCCGCCCTGCGCGTCTACCCGAGCCGGCTCGCCTCCTAGTCCCCTTCCTCAGCGGCTCCCTGCTCAGCTGCGCTGCCTGCCCCCCTCCTACACGCGGATGA
- the PCSK4 gene encoding proprotein convertase subtilisin/kexin type 4 isoform X4 — MPPTSIFPDGQYFHLRHRGVVQQSLSPHWGHRLRLRKDPKVQWFEQQTALRRVKRSAAVPTDPWFSKQWYMNDKVQPDLNVLRVWSQGLSGRGVVVSVLDDGIEKDHPDLQANYDPLASYDFNDYDPDPQPRYTPSNENRHGTRCAGEVAAIANNGFCGAGVAYNARIGGVRMLDGTVTDVIEAQSLSLQPQHIHIYSASWGPEDDGRTVDGPGVLTREAFRRGVTQGRGGLGTLFVWASGNGGLHYDNCNCDGYTNSVHTLSVGSATREGRAPWYSEACASTLTTTYSSGGATDPQIVTTDLHHQCTDKHTGTSASAPLAAGMIALALEANPFLTWRDMQHLVVRASRRAQLQAEDWKTNGVGRQVSHHYGYGLLDARLLVDAARTWPPTRAQRKCVVQVVRTATPAGGALAAHAPSPISPLTEVTRNVSACAGQANHIRSLEHVQVQLSLSYSRRGDLEISLTSPMGTRSTLVAVRPLDVSGQGYNNWIFMSTHFWDEDPRGLWTLGLENKGYYFNTGERRVRPGPPLQGAPGGSLRDAAASLETSRCWLPAHVSRTPAWGGGQRGRGARKGGARLPTASPLLLRAHHHPGPGTLYRYTLLLYGTAEDMTARPPAPQVTSSARVQWDTEGLCQECHSPACVLGHLCLPCCPSRYLSRQTLSAGPGHGRSRPARLPEPARLLVPFLSGSLLSCAACPPPTRG; from the exons ATGCCCCCGACTTCG ATTTTTCCTGATGGGCAATACTTCCACCTGCGGCACCGGGGCGTGGTCCAGCAGTCCCTGAGCCCACACTGGGGCCATCGCCTGCGCCTGAGAAAGGACCCCAAG GTGCAGTGGTTCGAGCAGCAGACGGCGCTGCGGCGTGTGAAGCGCTCAGCGGCGGTGCCCACGGACCCCTGGTTCTCTAAGCAGTGGTACATG AACGACAAAGTGCAGCCCGACCTGAATGTCCTGCGGGTCTGGAGCCAGGGGCTGTCGGGCAGGGGCGTTGTGGTCTCTGTCCTGGACGACGGCATCGAGAAGGACCACCCGGACCTCCAGGCCAACTAC GACCCCCTGGCCAGCTACGACTTCAATGACTATGACCCAGACCCCCAGCCGAGATACACGCCCAGCAATGAGAACCG GCACGGGACCCGCTGTGCTGGGGAGGTGGCCGCCATCGCGAACAACGGGTTCTGTGGAGCAGGTGTCGCCTACAATGCCCGGATCGGAG GCGTGCGCATGCTGGACGGCACCGTCACCGACGTCATCGAGGCCCAGTCGCTGAGCCTGCAGCCGCAGCACATCCACATCTACAGTGCCAGCTGGGGCCCCGAGGACGATGGCCGCACGGTGGACGGCCCCGGCGTCCTCACCCGCGAGGCGTTCCGGCGAGGCGTGACCCAG GGCCGCGGCGGGCTGGGAACGCTCTTCGTCTGGGCGTCGGGCAACGGCGGCCTGCACTATGACAACTGCAACTGCGACGGCTACACCAACAGCGTGCACACGCTCTCCGTGGGCAGCGCCACCCGCGAGGGCCGCGCGCCCTGGTACAGCGAGGCCTGCGCCTCCACGCTCACCACCACCTACAGCAGCGGCGGGGCCACCGACCCGCAGATC GTCACCACGGACCTGCACCACCAGTGTACGGACAAGCACACTGGCACCTCGGCGTCGGCTCCGCTGGCTGCGGGCATGATTGCCCTGGCTCTGGAGGCCAA tcccttcttgacATGGAGGGACATGCAGCACCTGGTGGTCCGTGCGTCCAGGCGGGCACAGCTCCAGGCTGAGGACTGGAAGACCAATGGTGTAGGGCGCCAAG TGAGCCACCACTATGGCTATGGGCTGCTGGATGCCCGGCTGCTCGTGGACGCGGCTCGCACGTGGCCGCCCACGCGGGCCCAGCGGAAGTGCGTAGTGCAGGTCGTGCGCACCGCCAC GCCCGCAGGAGGCGCGCTCGCGGCCCACGCCCCCAGCCCCATCTCGCCTCTGACGGAAGTGACGAGGAACGTGTCGGCGTGCGCCGGCCAGGCCAACCACATCCGCTCCCTGGAGCACGTGCAGGTGCAGCTGTCGCTGTCCTACAGCCGCCGCGGGGACCTGGAGATCTCGCTCACGAGCCCCATGGGCACGCGCTCCACGCTCGTGGCCGTCAG ACCCTTGGACGTCAGCGGCCAAGGCTACAACAACTGGATCTTCATGTCCACCCACTTCTGGGACGAGGACCCCCGGGGCCTGTGGACGTTGGGCCTAGAAAACAAGGGCTACTATTTCAACACGGGTGAGAGGCGGGTGCGGCCCGGGCCACCGCTGCAGGGGGCTCCCGGGGGCTCCCTGAGAGACGCCGCGGCATCTTTGGAGACCAGCCGATGCTGGCTGCCGGCGCACGTGTCCCGGACCCCAGCTTGGGGCGGAGGGCAGCGGGGGCGAGGAGCCCGGAAGGGTGGCGCCAGGCTGCCAACAGCCTCCCCGCTGCTTCTCCGTGCCCACCACCACCCCGGCCCAGGGACGCTGTACCGCTATACGCTGCTTCTGTACGGGACGGCCGAGGACATGACAGCgcggcccccggccccccaggTGACCAGCAGCGCGCGTGTGCAGTGGGACACAGAGGGGCTGTGCCAGG AATGCCACAGCCCCGCCTGTGTCTTGGGccacctctgcctcccctgctgcCCGTCGAGGTACCTCAGCCGGCAGACGCTGAGCGCTGGGCCTGGGCACGGCCGCTCCCGCCCTGCGCGTCTACCCGAGCCGGCTCGCCTCCTAGTCCCCTTCCTCAGCGGCTCCCTGCTCAGCTGCGCTGCCTGCCCCCCTCCTACACGCGGATGA
- the PCSK4 gene encoding proprotein convertase subtilisin/kexin type 4 isoform X6: MRSAWTALWLRLALALGLALVGPLPVGRSSARVPIYVNSWAVRVSQGYREAERLARKFGFVYLGQIFPDGQYFHLRHRGVVQQSLSPHWGHRLRLRKDPKVQWFEQQTALRRVKRSAAVPTDPWFSKQWYMNDKVQPDLNVLRVWSQGLSGRGVVVSVLDDGIEKDHPDLQANYDPLASYDFNDYDPDPQPRYTPSNENRHGTRCAGEVAAIANNGFCGAGVAYNARIGGVRMLDGTVTDVIEAQSLSLQPQHIHIYSASWGPEDDGRTVDGPGVLTREAFRRGVTQGRGGLGTLFVWASGNGGLHYDNCNCDGYTNSVHTLSVGSATREGRAPWYSEACASTLTTTYSSGGATDPQIVTTDLHHQCTDKHTGTSASAPLAAGMIALALEANPFLTWRDMQHLVVRASRRAQLQAEDWKTNGVGRQVSHHYGYGLLDARLLVDAARTWPPTRAQRKCVVQVVRTATPAGGALAAHAPSPISPLTEVTRNVSACAGQANHIRSLEHVQVQLSLSYSRRGDLEISLTSPMGTRSTLVAVRPLDVSGQGYNNWIFMSTHFWDEDPRGLWTLGLENKGYYFNTGTLYRYTLLLYGTAEDMTARPPAPQNATAPPVSWATSASPAARRGTSAGRR, from the exons atGCGGTCCGCTTGGACTGCGCTCTGGCTGCGTCTAGCCTtggccctgggcctggccctcGTTGGCCCCCTTCCTGTGGGGCGGTCCTCGGCCAGGGTGCCCATCTACGTCAACAGCTGGGCCGTGCGGGTGTCCCAGGGTTACCGGGAGGCTGAGCGCCTGGCGCGCAAATTCGGCTTCGTGTActtggggcag ATTTTTCCTGATGGGCAATACTTCCACCTGCGGCACCGGGGCGTGGTCCAGCAGTCCCTGAGCCCACACTGGGGCCATCGCCTGCGCCTGAGAAAGGACCCCAAG GTGCAGTGGTTCGAGCAGCAGACGGCGCTGCGGCGTGTGAAGCGCTCAGCGGCGGTGCCCACGGACCCCTGGTTCTCTAAGCAGTGGTACATG AACGACAAAGTGCAGCCCGACCTGAATGTCCTGCGGGTCTGGAGCCAGGGGCTGTCGGGCAGGGGCGTTGTGGTCTCTGTCCTGGACGACGGCATCGAGAAGGACCACCCGGACCTCCAGGCCAACTAC GACCCCCTGGCCAGCTACGACTTCAATGACTATGACCCAGACCCCCAGCCGAGATACACGCCCAGCAATGAGAACCG GCACGGGACCCGCTGTGCTGGGGAGGTGGCCGCCATCGCGAACAACGGGTTCTGTGGAGCAGGTGTCGCCTACAATGCCCGGATCGGAG GCGTGCGCATGCTGGACGGCACCGTCACCGACGTCATCGAGGCCCAGTCGCTGAGCCTGCAGCCGCAGCACATCCACATCTACAGTGCCAGCTGGGGCCCCGAGGACGATGGCCGCACGGTGGACGGCCCCGGCGTCCTCACCCGCGAGGCGTTCCGGCGAGGCGTGACCCAG GGCCGCGGCGGGCTGGGAACGCTCTTCGTCTGGGCGTCGGGCAACGGCGGCCTGCACTATGACAACTGCAACTGCGACGGCTACACCAACAGCGTGCACACGCTCTCCGTGGGCAGCGCCACCCGCGAGGGCCGCGCGCCCTGGTACAGCGAGGCCTGCGCCTCCACGCTCACCACCACCTACAGCAGCGGCGGGGCCACCGACCCGCAGATC GTCACCACGGACCTGCACCACCAGTGTACGGACAAGCACACTGGCACCTCGGCGTCGGCTCCGCTGGCTGCGGGCATGATTGCCCTGGCTCTGGAGGCCAA tcccttcttgacATGGAGGGACATGCAGCACCTGGTGGTCCGTGCGTCCAGGCGGGCACAGCTCCAGGCTGAGGACTGGAAGACCAATGGTGTAGGGCGCCAAG TGAGCCACCACTATGGCTATGGGCTGCTGGATGCCCGGCTGCTCGTGGACGCGGCTCGCACGTGGCCGCCCACGCGGGCCCAGCGGAAGTGCGTAGTGCAGGTCGTGCGCACCGCCAC GCCCGCAGGAGGCGCGCTCGCGGCCCACGCCCCCAGCCCCATCTCGCCTCTGACGGAAGTGACGAGGAACGTGTCGGCGTGCGCCGGCCAGGCCAACCACATCCGCTCCCTGGAGCACGTGCAGGTGCAGCTGTCGCTGTCCTACAGCCGCCGCGGGGACCTGGAGATCTCGCTCACGAGCCCCATGGGCACGCGCTCCACGCTCGTGGCCGTCAG ACCCTTGGACGTCAGCGGCCAAGGCTACAACAACTGGATCTTCATGTCCACCCACTTCTGGGACGAGGACCCCCGGGGCCTGTGGACGTTGGGCCTAGAAAACAAGGGCTACTATTTCAACACGG GGACGCTGTACCGCTATACGCTGCTTCTGTACGGGACGGCCGAGGACATGACAGCgcggcccccggccccccag AATGCCACAGCCCCGCCTGTGTCTTGGGccacctctgcctcccctgctgcCCGTCGAGGTACCTCAGCCGGCAGACGCTGA
- the PCSK4 gene encoding proprotein convertase subtilisin/kexin type 4 isoform X2, which translates to MRSAWTALWLRLALALGLALVGPLPVGRSSARVPIYVNSWAVRVSQGYREAERLARKFGFVYLGQIFPDGQYFHLRHRGVVQQSLSPHWGHRLRLRKDPKWFEQQTALRRVKRSAAVPTDPWFSKQWYMNDKVQPDLNVLRVWSQGLSGRGVVVSVLDDGIEKDHPDLQANYDPLASYDFNDYDPDPQPRYTPSNENRHGTRCAGEVAAIANNGFCGAGVAYNARIGGVRMLDGTVTDVIEAQSLSLQPQHIHIYSASWGPEDDGRTVDGPGVLTREAFRRGVTQGRGGLGTLFVWASGNGGLHYDNCNCDGYTNSVHTLSVGSATREGRAPWYSEACASTLTTTYSSGGATDPQIVTTDLHHQCTDKHTGTSASAPLAAGMIALALEANPFLTWRDMQHLVVRASRRAQLQAEDWKTNGVGRQVSHHYGYGLLDARLLVDAARTWPPTRAQRKCVVQVVRTATPAGGALAAHAPSPISPLTEVTRNVSACAGQANHIRSLEHVQVQLSLSYSRRGDLEISLTSPMGTRSTLVAVRPLDVSGQGYNNWIFMSTHFWDEDPRGLWTLGLENKGYYFNTGERRVRPGPPLQGAPGGSLRDAAASLETSRCWLPAHVSRTPAWGGGQRGRGARKGGARLPTASPLLLRAHHHPGPGTLYRYTLLLYGTAEDMTARPPAPQVTSSARVQWDTEGLCQECHSPACVLGHLCLPCCPSRYLSRQTLSAGPGHGRSRPARLPEPARLLVPFLSGSLLSCAACPPPTRG; encoded by the exons atGCGGTCCGCTTGGACTGCGCTCTGGCTGCGTCTAGCCTtggccctgggcctggccctcGTTGGCCCCCTTCCTGTGGGGCGGTCCTCGGCCAGGGTGCCCATCTACGTCAACAGCTGGGCCGTGCGGGTGTCCCAGGGTTACCGGGAGGCTGAGCGCCTGGCGCGCAAATTCGGCTTCGTGTActtggggcag ATTTTTCCTGATGGGCAATACTTCCACCTGCGGCACCGGGGCGTGGTCCAGCAGTCCCTGAGCCCACACTGGGGCCATCGCCTGCGCCTGAGAAAGGACCCCAAG TGGTTCGAGCAGCAGACGGCGCTGCGGCGTGTGAAGCGCTCAGCGGCGGTGCCCACGGACCCCTGGTTCTCTAAGCAGTGGTACATG AACGACAAAGTGCAGCCCGACCTGAATGTCCTGCGGGTCTGGAGCCAGGGGCTGTCGGGCAGGGGCGTTGTGGTCTCTGTCCTGGACGACGGCATCGAGAAGGACCACCCGGACCTCCAGGCCAACTAC GACCCCCTGGCCAGCTACGACTTCAATGACTATGACCCAGACCCCCAGCCGAGATACACGCCCAGCAATGAGAACCG GCACGGGACCCGCTGTGCTGGGGAGGTGGCCGCCATCGCGAACAACGGGTTCTGTGGAGCAGGTGTCGCCTACAATGCCCGGATCGGAG GCGTGCGCATGCTGGACGGCACCGTCACCGACGTCATCGAGGCCCAGTCGCTGAGCCTGCAGCCGCAGCACATCCACATCTACAGTGCCAGCTGGGGCCCCGAGGACGATGGCCGCACGGTGGACGGCCCCGGCGTCCTCACCCGCGAGGCGTTCCGGCGAGGCGTGACCCAG GGCCGCGGCGGGCTGGGAACGCTCTTCGTCTGGGCGTCGGGCAACGGCGGCCTGCACTATGACAACTGCAACTGCGACGGCTACACCAACAGCGTGCACACGCTCTCCGTGGGCAGCGCCACCCGCGAGGGCCGCGCGCCCTGGTACAGCGAGGCCTGCGCCTCCACGCTCACCACCACCTACAGCAGCGGCGGGGCCACCGACCCGCAGATC GTCACCACGGACCTGCACCACCAGTGTACGGACAAGCACACTGGCACCTCGGCGTCGGCTCCGCTGGCTGCGGGCATGATTGCCCTGGCTCTGGAGGCCAA tcccttcttgacATGGAGGGACATGCAGCACCTGGTGGTCCGTGCGTCCAGGCGGGCACAGCTCCAGGCTGAGGACTGGAAGACCAATGGTGTAGGGCGCCAAG TGAGCCACCACTATGGCTATGGGCTGCTGGATGCCCGGCTGCTCGTGGACGCGGCTCGCACGTGGCCGCCCACGCGGGCCCAGCGGAAGTGCGTAGTGCAGGTCGTGCGCACCGCCAC GCCCGCAGGAGGCGCGCTCGCGGCCCACGCCCCCAGCCCCATCTCGCCTCTGACGGAAGTGACGAGGAACGTGTCGGCGTGCGCCGGCCAGGCCAACCACATCCGCTCCCTGGAGCACGTGCAGGTGCAGCTGTCGCTGTCCTACAGCCGCCGCGGGGACCTGGAGATCTCGCTCACGAGCCCCATGGGCACGCGCTCCACGCTCGTGGCCGTCAG ACCCTTGGACGTCAGCGGCCAAGGCTACAACAACTGGATCTTCATGTCCACCCACTTCTGGGACGAGGACCCCCGGGGCCTGTGGACGTTGGGCCTAGAAAACAAGGGCTACTATTTCAACACGGGTGAGAGGCGGGTGCGGCCCGGGCCACCGCTGCAGGGGGCTCCCGGGGGCTCCCTGAGAGACGCCGCGGCATCTTTGGAGACCAGCCGATGCTGGCTGCCGGCGCACGTGTCCCGGACCCCAGCTTGGGGCGGAGGGCAGCGGGGGCGAGGAGCCCGGAAGGGTGGCGCCAGGCTGCCAACAGCCTCCCCGCTGCTTCTCCGTGCCCACCACCACCCCGGCCCAGGGACGCTGTACCGCTATACGCTGCTTCTGTACGGGACGGCCGAGGACATGACAGCgcggcccccggccccccaggTGACCAGCAGCGCGCGTGTGCAGTGGGACACAGAGGGGCTGTGCCAGG AATGCCACAGCCCCGCCTGTGTCTTGGGccacctctgcctcccctgctgcCCGTCGAGGTACCTCAGCCGGCAGACGCTGAGCGCTGGGCCTGGGCACGGCCGCTCCCGCCCTGCGCGTCTACCCGAGCCGGCTCGCCTCCTAGTCCCCTTCCTCAGCGGCTCCCTGCTCAGCTGCGCTGCCTGCCCCCCTCCTACACGCGGATGA
- the PCSK4 gene encoding proprotein convertase subtilisin/kexin type 4 isoform X1, giving the protein MRSAWTALWLRLALALGLALVGPLPVGRSSARVPIYVNSWAVRVSQGYREAERLARKFGFVYLGQIFPDGQYFHLRHRGVVQQSLSPHWGHRLRLRKDPKVQWFEQQTALRRVKRSAAVPTDPWFSKQWYMNDKVQPDLNVLRVWSQGLSGRGVVVSVLDDGIEKDHPDLQANYDPLASYDFNDYDPDPQPRYTPSNENRHGTRCAGEVAAIANNGFCGAGVAYNARIGGVRMLDGTVTDVIEAQSLSLQPQHIHIYSASWGPEDDGRTVDGPGVLTREAFRRGVTQGRGGLGTLFVWASGNGGLHYDNCNCDGYTNSVHTLSVGSATREGRAPWYSEACASTLTTTYSSGGATDPQIVTTDLHHQCTDKHTGTSASAPLAAGMIALALEANPFLTWRDMQHLVVRASRRAQLQAEDWKTNGVGRQVSHHYGYGLLDARLLVDAARTWPPTRAQRKCVVQVVRTATPAGGALAAHAPSPISPLTEVTRNVSACAGQANHIRSLEHVQVQLSLSYSRRGDLEISLTSPMGTRSTLVAVRPLDVSGQGYNNWIFMSTHFWDEDPRGLWTLGLENKGYYFNTGERRVRPGPPLQGAPGGSLRDAAASLETSRCWLPAHVSRTPAWGGGQRGRGARKGGARLPTASPLLLRAHHHPGPGTLYRYTLLLYGTAEDMTARPPAPQVTSSARVQWDTEGLCQECHSPACVLGHLCLPCCPSRYLSRQTLSAGPGHGRSRPARLPEPARLLVPFLSGSLLSCAACPPPTRG; this is encoded by the exons atGCGGTCCGCTTGGACTGCGCTCTGGCTGCGTCTAGCCTtggccctgggcctggccctcGTTGGCCCCCTTCCTGTGGGGCGGTCCTCGGCCAGGGTGCCCATCTACGTCAACAGCTGGGCCGTGCGGGTGTCCCAGGGTTACCGGGAGGCTGAGCGCCTGGCGCGCAAATTCGGCTTCGTGTActtggggcag ATTTTTCCTGATGGGCAATACTTCCACCTGCGGCACCGGGGCGTGGTCCAGCAGTCCCTGAGCCCACACTGGGGCCATCGCCTGCGCCTGAGAAAGGACCCCAAG GTGCAGTGGTTCGAGCAGCAGACGGCGCTGCGGCGTGTGAAGCGCTCAGCGGCGGTGCCCACGGACCCCTGGTTCTCTAAGCAGTGGTACATG AACGACAAAGTGCAGCCCGACCTGAATGTCCTGCGGGTCTGGAGCCAGGGGCTGTCGGGCAGGGGCGTTGTGGTCTCTGTCCTGGACGACGGCATCGAGAAGGACCACCCGGACCTCCAGGCCAACTAC GACCCCCTGGCCAGCTACGACTTCAATGACTATGACCCAGACCCCCAGCCGAGATACACGCCCAGCAATGAGAACCG GCACGGGACCCGCTGTGCTGGGGAGGTGGCCGCCATCGCGAACAACGGGTTCTGTGGAGCAGGTGTCGCCTACAATGCCCGGATCGGAG GCGTGCGCATGCTGGACGGCACCGTCACCGACGTCATCGAGGCCCAGTCGCTGAGCCTGCAGCCGCAGCACATCCACATCTACAGTGCCAGCTGGGGCCCCGAGGACGATGGCCGCACGGTGGACGGCCCCGGCGTCCTCACCCGCGAGGCGTTCCGGCGAGGCGTGACCCAG GGCCGCGGCGGGCTGGGAACGCTCTTCGTCTGGGCGTCGGGCAACGGCGGCCTGCACTATGACAACTGCAACTGCGACGGCTACACCAACAGCGTGCACACGCTCTCCGTGGGCAGCGCCACCCGCGAGGGCCGCGCGCCCTGGTACAGCGAGGCCTGCGCCTCCACGCTCACCACCACCTACAGCAGCGGCGGGGCCACCGACCCGCAGATC GTCACCACGGACCTGCACCACCAGTGTACGGACAAGCACACTGGCACCTCGGCGTCGGCTCCGCTGGCTGCGGGCATGATTGCCCTGGCTCTGGAGGCCAA tcccttcttgacATGGAGGGACATGCAGCACCTGGTGGTCCGTGCGTCCAGGCGGGCACAGCTCCAGGCTGAGGACTGGAAGACCAATGGTGTAGGGCGCCAAG TGAGCCACCACTATGGCTATGGGCTGCTGGATGCCCGGCTGCTCGTGGACGCGGCTCGCACGTGGCCGCCCACGCGGGCCCAGCGGAAGTGCGTAGTGCAGGTCGTGCGCACCGCCAC GCCCGCAGGAGGCGCGCTCGCGGCCCACGCCCCCAGCCCCATCTCGCCTCTGACGGAAGTGACGAGGAACGTGTCGGCGTGCGCCGGCCAGGCCAACCACATCCGCTCCCTGGAGCACGTGCAGGTGCAGCTGTCGCTGTCCTACAGCCGCCGCGGGGACCTGGAGATCTCGCTCACGAGCCCCATGGGCACGCGCTCCACGCTCGTGGCCGTCAG ACCCTTGGACGTCAGCGGCCAAGGCTACAACAACTGGATCTTCATGTCCACCCACTTCTGGGACGAGGACCCCCGGGGCCTGTGGACGTTGGGCCTAGAAAACAAGGGCTACTATTTCAACACGGGTGAGAGGCGGGTGCGGCCCGGGCCACCGCTGCAGGGGGCTCCCGGGGGCTCCCTGAGAGACGCCGCGGCATCTTTGGAGACCAGCCGATGCTGGCTGCCGGCGCACGTGTCCCGGACCCCAGCTTGGGGCGGAGGGCAGCGGGGGCGAGGAGCCCGGAAGGGTGGCGCCAGGCTGCCAACAGCCTCCCCGCTGCTTCTCCGTGCCCACCACCACCCCGGCCCAGGGACGCTGTACCGCTATACGCTGCTTCTGTACGGGACGGCCGAGGACATGACAGCgcggcccccggccccccaggTGACCAGCAGCGCGCGTGTGCAGTGGGACACAGAGGGGCTGTGCCAGG AATGCCACAGCCCCGCCTGTGTCTTGGGccacctctgcctcccctgctgcCCGTCGAGGTACCTCAGCCGGCAGACGCTGAGCGCTGGGCCTGGGCACGGCCGCTCCCGCCCTGCGCGTCTACCCGAGCCGGCTCGCCTCCTAGTCCCCTTCCTCAGCGGCTCCCTGCTCAGCTGCGCTGCCTGCCCCCCTCCTACACGCGGATGA